The Pseudoliparis swirei isolate HS2019 ecotype Mariana Trench chromosome 16, NWPU_hadal_v1, whole genome shotgun sequence genome includes a window with the following:
- the ccl20b gene encoding C-C motif chemokine 20b, whose amino-acid sequence MASGRVFLLAVVCSLVILTSFIGSTQSASCCMMYTSRRLPCQRLIGYTIQTIFDSCDINAVIFHLPGRFVCADPSSKWTLRCMKCFDERRRKSSLETAMRNTKST is encoded by the exons ATGGCAAGCGGCAGAGTGTTTTTACTGGCAGTTGTGTGCTCCCTCGTCATCCTCACGAGCTTCATCGGCAGCACGCAGTCCG CGAGCTGCTGCATGATGTACACCTCACGGCGTCTTCCATGCCAACGCCTGATTGGCTACACCATCCAGACCATCTTCGACTCCTGCGACATCAACGCCGTCAT ATTCCACCTTCCCGGGCGGTTCGTGTGCGCCGACCCTTCATCCAAGTGGACTCTGAGATGCATGAAGTGTTTCGA TGAAAGAAGGCGGAAGAGCAGTCTTGAGACCGCGATGAGAAACACCAAGTCAACATGA
- the tlr22 gene encoding toll-like receptor 22, producing MAPRVKDDKTMQNTELEYFKLSFILLLLNIIPATGYYLKSCHVSDDNAICTNSKFKEVPQYIPSTVKGFYLSANKITKLQASDFKNHSALTQLDLKRNYISKIGPGVFANLIYLKTLNLNHNKLVELGDDLFQGLLNLTELRINNNRIRLLASTSFKSLTSLTVLDISINRLHTLTNVRTILQHLPNLRALSVGSNTITTFNSSELTDGSLNLVFLDVSGNPIDVFRVTADVFPNLTWLDIGLSSPKKPMRWDIQNKTFLSRVITLGISGQQIDNDAMKTLRENFNPSLKTLRMNGMKNTQLTALINVSCSIPTVSKLQLENNNLLYVNAQFFQLCIKIREIDLDRNTIRKISDEAFRSLQGLKTLSLSKNKLLFVPAATRNIPTLRELDLSKNYIKTLDCNDFANLTKLSHLSLNENLISALKGCVFKDLIRLEVLKLQNNSITQLGGAFQKYLPNLKQLRLSLNKLTAIKSGEFKDLQSLQNLTLNNNQIVGLEKGSFFGLRNLTNFLLNDNKINELPKGVFNDLINLKALYLMNNNIKYRDATALTNPPFSKLSRLETLVFLGNSRRGKSMLPSNFLQGLTNLLFFDTRNAQLLSLHKDTFTYTPQLQKLNLNSNDIKYFCPELFHPIRGLKSLYISTKSLQSLDFLIKANLTELNFLQARKNQYSVFSEEVIKSLPALVYLDLQTNSFTCNCDNAWFQHWVVTDKQTQVYDADNFVCNYPSDLNGKKLLDFDIQSCIVDTEFILFISTMCMILLVMLVSVTNHFLGWQLAYAYYLFRALLFDLKLKNKHDPNQYDAFVSYNNHDEPWVMRELVPRLEGEQGWKLCLHHRDFEPGKPIIDNITDAIYGSRKTICVISRRYLKSEWCSSELQVASYRLFAEQKDVLILVFLEDIPIAQLSPYYRTRKLLKRRTYLSWPRAEEHPEVFWEKLRQALTTREDPEGDRFLLTVADRR from the exons atgGCTCCCAGAGTgaaagacgacaaaacaatgcaaAACACAGAATTAGAATATTTTAAACTGAGTTTTATTTTGCTCTTGCTGAATATCATCCCAGCCACAGGATATTACCTGAAGTCTTGCCATGTCAGTGACGACAACGCCATATGTACCAACAGCAAATTCAAGGAGGTTCCCCAATACATCCCCTCAACGGTTAAAGGTTTTTACTTGTCTGCGAACAAAATTACAAAATTACAAGCTTCAGATTTTAAAAACCATTCCGCTTTGACGCAATTAGACCTGAAACGCAACTACATTTCGAAGATAGGCCCGGGCGTCTTTGCCAATCTGATTTACCTCAAGACATTAAATCTAAATCACAACAAGCTCGTTGAACTTGGAGATGATCTTTTTCAGGGTTTGCTCAACCTCACGGAGCTCAGAATCAATAATAATCGCATCAGGTTGCTGGCGTCCACCTCTTTTAAGTCTTTGACAAGCTTGACGGTTTTGGACATCTCCATCAACCGACTGCACACCTTGACGAACGTTCGCACTATATTACAGCACCTGCCGAATCTACGGGCGCTGTCGGTGGGAAGTAACACCATAACCACTTTTAATTCGTCGGAATTGACCGACGGCTCGCTAAATCTCGTTTTCCTCGATGTGTCTGGAAATCCAATCGACGTCTTCAGGGTCACCGCGGATGTTTTTCCAAATCTCACCTGGTTAGACATCGGCCTTTCTTCTCCGAAGAAACCGATGAGATGGGACATTCAGAACAAGACTTTTCTCAGTCGAGTGATTACTCTTGGTATCAGTGGGCAACAAATCGATAACGATGCCATGAAAACGTTACGGGAGAACTTCAACCCCTCACTGAAGACTCTGAGGATGAATGGAATGAAAAATACACAACTAACAGCACTAATCAACGTTTCCTGCTCCATCCCAACAGTCTCCAAACTCCAACTTGAAAATAACAACCTACTTTATGTCAATGCACAATTCTTCCAGTTGTGTATTAAAATAAGAGAGATAGATCTAGACAGAAATACAATACGAAAAATCAGCGACGAGGCCTTCAGATCCCTGCAAGGGTTAAAGACCTTGAGTCTGAGTAAAAACAAACTTCTATTTGTTCCAGCCGCCACACGGAATATACCAACTCTCAGAGAGCTGGATCTCAGCAAGAATTACATCAAAACACTCGATTGCAACGATTTCGCCAATCTGACAAAGCTCAGTCATCTCAGCCTTAATGAGAATTTAATCTCAGCTCTAAAAGGGTGCGTTTTCAAGGATTTGATACGATTGGAGGTTTTAAAGCTACAGAACAACAGCATCACTCAACTCGGCGGTGCTTTCCAGAAGTACCTGCCAAATCTAAAACAACTGCGTTTGAGTCTAAATAAACTCACCGCTATTAAGAGCGGGGAATTTAAGGACCTGCAGTCACTCCAGAACTTGacattaaacaataatcaaattgtTGGACTTGAAAAAGGGTCTTTTTTTGGATTACGCAATCTAACCAATTTTCTGCTGAacgacaataaaataaatgaactacCCAAAGGAGTATTCAATGATCTGATCAATTTAAAAGCGTTGTATTTGATgaacaataacattaaatacCGGGATGCAACAGCTTTGACTAATCCACCATTTTCTAAACTGTCCCGTTTGGAGACGTTGGTGTTTCTTGGAAACAGCCGTCGGGGGAAGTCTATGCTGCCTTCCAACTTCCTTCAAGGTTTGACTAATCTTTTGTTTTTCGACACCAGGAACGCTCAACTTCTATCCTTGCACAAAGACACGTTTACTTACACGCCACAATTGCAAAAACTTAACTTAAACTCAAATGACATCAAATATTTCTGTCCGGAGTTGTTTCACCCAATCCGAGGCCTTAAATCTCTCTACATATCCACGAAAAGTCTTCAGTCTTTAGATTTCTTGATAAAAGCCAACCTTACCGAGCTGAACTTTCTGCAGGCGAGAAAGAATCAATATTCAGTTTTCAGTGAAGAAGTTATAAAGTCCCTACCGGCTCTCGTCTACCTCGATCTTCAAACCAATAGTTTCACCTGTAACTGCGACAACGCCTGGTTCCAACATTGGGTCGTCacggacaaacaaacacaagtttACGACGCCGACAACTTTGTGTGCAACTATCCTTCAGACCTTAACGGTAAGAAGCTGTTGGACTTCGACATCCAATCCTGCATAGTGGACACAGAGTTCATCTTATTCATCTCCACCATGTGCATGATCCTCCTGGTTATGTTGGTGTCCGTCACCAACCATTTCCTTGGGTGGCAGCTGGCCTACGCCTACTACCTCTTTCGGGCTTTACTCTTTGACTTAAAGCTTAAAAACAAGCACGATCCCAATCAGTATGACGCCTTCGTCTCCTACAACAACCACGATGAGCCGTGGGTCATGAGGGAGCTGGTGCCAAGACTGGAAGGGGAGCAGGGCTGGAAGTTGTGTCTGCACCATCGAGACTTTGAGCCAG GCAAACCCATCATCGACAACATCACAGATGCCATCTACGGAAGCAGGAAGACCATCTGTGTGATCAGTCGCCGATACCTCAAGAGCGAGTGGTGCTCCAGTGAGCTCCAGGTGGCCAG CTACCGTCTGTTCGCCGAGCAGAAGGACGTGCTGATCCTGGTGTTTCTGGAGGACATCCCCATCGCTCAGCTGTCGCCGTACTACCGCACGAGGAAGCTGCTGAAGAGGCGCACCTACCTGAGCTGGCCTCGAGCCGAGGAGCACCCCGAGGTGTTCTGGGAGAAGCTCCGGCAGGCTCTGACGACCAGAGAAGATCCGGAGGGGGATCGGTTCCTCCTCACCGTGGCGGACAGACGGTGA